The following DNA comes from Oncorhynchus clarkii lewisi isolate Uvic-CL-2024 unplaced genomic scaffold, UVic_Ocla_1.0 unplaced_contig_6965_pilon_pilon, whole genome shotgun sequence.
TGTTTTGGTCTATGGAACATGTGTTTTATTTTACTAGCTGTTATCAGAAGCACATCTGAGGCTCGCCGACAGATTTGAGTAGTTTGGTTTTTAAATAGATTACACAGTGAAGACAGTCCCTCGTTAGAATGCGTTTTCCACCTCCCACATTCGGATGTGCTTGTTGTGTCCTGGAAACAAGCAACGCCTTGGCAATGAAAGACAAATTGATTCCTTCAGTGTTGCCAAGTGTCACGCCTAACTGCCACCCAGTAAACAGACTGGGAAATGTCTCCAACGTATCTTTGACAGTATGGAGTATTGTTCCCCTCTTGAAACAGAACGTCTGCCAAGCCGATCCAATTGGTCTGCAGTCCTCCGACACTTGTGTTTATATATCCACGCCATGGGAAGTCCGAGTAACAAGGTTTCTAAAAGGTTTGTATCTTCAGATGTGGAAGCTGCTCGACGCTGTGGAGAGGAATTCAATGTCGTACATAAAAGGGTTTCTCGGTTTCAGGAGTCAGTGAAAACAGAGTTATAATCCAACGGAAAAAGCTCCTACTCCTGGTCGTCGATATATCAGCATCCATGAGGATCTTTCTTTATAAGCTGCttttaacaaacagacagaggacCCTGATATGGGGCCATATTGAGATATGGGGCCCTTACTGGGTCTCATTGGAAAGGCCCTGAGCCGAAACTCTTATCCCACTGAGAACACTGCTGCTCCAACTGGTCTAGCAGTCTGTCCACCGAGTCCTCCTTATTGTCCAGCTTCAGGTACCTGCGGGCACAGCCCAGGTCTAACCGGGGCCAGCTGCGATGCTTCTGTTCCTCTACGGGGGTGAGCTCCGGGGTCTCCACACATCCAACCATGTTCACACACACGTCCAAGCTGCGTTCCCTCCGCAGGGGCTTGTGCTGCACTATCTGTGGGTCCGCCCCAGGTCCCCCGGGTCGCATGGCCCCTTCCTGTAGACGTATTACAGTCTGGGGCCCGTGGGGGCCTGGGTTAGTCCTGTAGTTAAGACTGTAGGAGCGCCTGGGAAGCATGGCTGTGACCTCCGACCTCTCCCAGTCGTCCCCTCCCAGAGTGGACATGGAGCTGGCTGACACCAGACAGTTGTGGAGCTTAAAGAGGTGAGCGGGCTGGGGGTTTGGGCTGGAGCCCCCTACGCCTGGCTCACCACCGCCCCACAGCGTGTTGAAGTCCGTCTTGCTGGAGTTGCAGGAGTTGGaatgggaggagtggagggaagggGTGGAGGCTGACTCCTGGTGGTGTAGAGCCTCCGTCTGTACGGTGGCCTGCTGGTACGTATAGtcagccctctcctcctcctccctgctgtctcTGGTCGTCTGCAGCAGGGGCTCTGAGCTGGCCAGCTGCTGCAGACAGAGGATGTTAAGGTGGGTGGCAGGCAGACTGCTCACCCACTGGTAGTGTCTGGCCATGGAGTTGGCTGCTGACATGTCTGAGAGGTCGGCCGAGGGCACGGCCGCCGACACCGAACAGATGACGCTCTGCATCTGGGCCAGCAGCATCTGGGTCTCCCTGTCGCGGTTCTCGTACAGCACCGTGTTGGCACAGATGAGGATGAACAGCCCCACTCCCATGATGACTGGTCCCAGGAGCTTCATCCGCTCACTGTGGATCAGACTGGCCGTGGTCAGGAGTCTCTTAGCCCCCAGGTTCCAACCGGATGACTGGGGCTCAGAGACACCCTTACCTCTACCTCCTGCTGCTCTGTCCACAGAACCAGAGCCTTGTTGTCCAAGTCCAAGGAGCTGTGATGATCGGTGGGACCGGTAGGGCCAGTACCCAGCCACTGCCAGAGCCgtgcccaccaccaccacaatgaCCCCCAGCACTAGGAAGGCTCCTGGCACAGAGCGGATCCGCAGCTTGCCTTGGATCAGGCCATCCTTCTTCTTCCGGCCCCGCAGGCTGAAACCAGACATCCGTTGGCGTGGGGAAGGAGAGCTTGGCGTTGGGCCCCCGGGGGCCCCGGCCTTCTGGGTCTTCATGGTGCGACTCGGTCCAGCGCCCTATCGGAACACTGTGGAAGAACAGCAGGTTAATAGAAGAGACTACTAACGTGGCTTCTGCTTCCTGTATAGTTTTATACTGTTGTTGATATtgttcacctccctccctccctccctctcagcctccttctcacccactctctccctccctcccacccacccacccacactctcccttcctcccacccacccacccaccctccctctcacccactctcccaccctccctctcacccactctccctccctccctctcaccccctccctccctccctccctccctccctcccacccacccacccttcctctcaccccctccctcccaccctccctctcaccccctccctccctcccacccaccccctccctccctcccaccctctcaccccctcccacccacccaccctctccctccctcccacccaacctccctcgccctccctcccacccaacctccctctccctccctcccacccaccctccctctcaccccctccctcccacccaccccctccctccctcccaccctctcaccccctcccacccacccaccctctccctcccacccaccctctccctccctcccacccaccctctccctccctcccacccaacctccctctccctccctcccacccaccctccctccctctcaccccctccctcccacccaccccctcccaccctctcaccccctcccacccaacctccctctccctccctcccacccaacctctccatccctccctccctccctccctctcacccactctccctccctcccacccacccacccacccaccctccctctcaccctctctttctttctacttTGTTTTGTTTCTCTTTTTGTAAAGTGTGTTGTGACCCCatgttaaatgcactttaaaataAACTTAGACTTGACACTGCGGAAGCTGCACTGTATCCTGTAAACAATGAACTCCTTATCCTCGTAGAGACGAGGATCGCAGGTTCTGTTCTCACTTTCATACTGCGGAAGCTGCACTGTATCCTGTAAACAATGAACTCCTTATCCTCGTAGAGACGAGGATCGTAGGTTCTGTTCTCACTTTCATACTGCGGAAACTGCACTGTATCCTGTAAACAATGAACTCCTTATCCTCGTAGAGACGAGGATCGTAGGTTCTGTTCTCACTTTCATACTGCGGAAGCTGCACTGTATCCTGTAAACAATGAACTCCTTATCCTCGTAGAGACGAGGATCGTAGGTTCTGTTCTCACTTTCATACTGCGGAAACATTGTTGCTCTATTGTTCTACTGTAAAAACAGCTTCTCAGGTTTTTGATATGTCACACAACCAAATGTTTCCCTGTTGAAACACTTTGTTCAAAATGTTTTATATAAGAGGGAGATAATAAAAGGTATTTCGTTAATGTTTTTATTCCTTTGGAGATTAACAGATTTATTACCACGTTTTGCATCACAGCAACCTTATTTTTTCTCCATTTTAATCTTCACAGAAAATCATTAAAGTTAGATAACTATTTTGAAACAAACCGTTCCAAACCTTTCATGTCGTTGGCGAGCTTGTAAATTGTAAAGGTACAAACAAAACCCGGGGAAAACACTCTCTCACGTGGCGTTCTACTCGCGTGCACACATGACCATAAACAAGGTGAAACAGCTTAAAACGCTTTAGCTGCAATTAAGCTGCTAAGCAACAATTCTTTTAAAACCTAGTGTCTCTAGTACCAAGATGATCTGATAACACTCAAAACACATGAAAGTCaagtacattttttaaacattgattccttgggcctcccgagtggagcagcggtctaaggtactgcatcgcagagctagaggagtcactacagaccttagtggggcagcggtctaaggtactgcatcgcagaGCTAGAGGAGTCACAACAGACCTTAGTGGAGCTgcgtc
Coding sequences within:
- the LOC139398608 gene encoding transmembrane protein 200A-like — protein: MKTQKAGAPGGPTPSSPSPRQRMSGFSLRGRKKKDGLIQGKLRIRSVPGAFLVLGVIVVVVGTALAVAGYWPYRSHRSSQLLGLGQQGSGSVDRAAGGRGKGVSEPQSSGWNLGAKRLLTTASLIHSERMKLLGPVIMGVGLFILICANTVLYENRDRETQMLLAQMQSVICSVSAAVPSADLSDMSAANSMARHYQWVSSLPATHLNILCLQQLASSEPLLQTTRDSREEEERADYTYQQATVQTEALHHQESASTPSLHSSHSNSCNSSKTDFNTLWGGGEPGVGGSSPNPQPAHLFKLHNCLVSASSMSTLGGDDWERSEVTAMLPRRSYSLNYRTNPGPHGPQTVIRLQEGAMRPGGPGADPQIVQHKPLRRERSLDVCVNMVGCVETPELTPVEEQKHRSWPRLDLGCARRYLKLDNKEDSVDRLLDQLEQQCSQWDKSFGSGPFQ